A region from the Brassica napus cultivar Da-Ae chromosome C8, Da-Ae, whole genome shotgun sequence genome encodes:
- the LOC106412463 gene encoding calmodulin-binding transcription activator 3-like: MAEARRFSPNNELDVCQILSEARNRWLRPPEIYEILQNYQRFQISTEPPTTPASGSVFLFDRKVLRYLRKDGHNWRKKRDGKTVKEAHERLKAGSVDVLQCYYAHGHDNENFQRRSYWMLQEELSHIVFVHYLEVKGSRVSTSYNRMQRTAEDSALSSREVFTSERDGYASGSINQYDHNNHSQATDSASVNGVHTPELEDAESAYNQQESSIVYSHQQPPSTGFDPLYQMSLTPARTINGPGVTNGLRNKKSIDSQTWEEILGNCGSGAEGLLPLQPNSEHEVLDQILQGSSITMQAPYLSTKKQHLLDGALGEEGLKKVDSFSRWMSKELGDVCVIADANESFTHSSSTAYLDGYVMSPSLSKEQLFSIIDFAPNWTYVGCEVNVLVTGKFLKTREEKEAETREWSCMFGQTEVPADVIADGILQCVAPMSEAGRVPFYVTCSNRLACSEVREFEYKVLESQAFGRETDESTESLEARFVKLLCSKSDSPSSSASSDLSQVSEKISLLLFENDDQLDQMLMNEISQESMKEKLLQEALKERLHSWLLQKIAEGGRGPNVLDEGILHFAAALGYNWALEPTVVAGVSVDFRDVNGWTALHWAAFFGRELVIGSLIALGASPGALTDPNPEFPSGSTPSDLAYANGYKGIAGYLSEYALRAHVSLLSLNESNTETSESAPSPSSSSLTDSLTAVRNATQAAARIHQVFRAQSFQKKQMKEFGVSEERALSMLAPKTHKQGRAHSDDSVQAAAIRIQNKFRGYKGRKDYLITRQRIIRIQAHVRGYQVRKNYRKIIWSVGILEKVILRWRRKGAGLRGFKSDALVDKMQDGTEREEDDDFFKQGRKQTEERLQKALARVKSMAQYPEARDQYRRLLNVVNDIQESKVEKALENSEEATCFDDDLIDIEALLADDDTLMLPMSSTLWNT; this comes from the exons ATGGCGGAAGCAAGGAGATTTAGCCCCAATAACGAACTAG ATGTTTGCCAAATACTCTCAGAAGCTCGAAACCGTTGGCTTCGTCCTCCTGAAATCTATGAAATTTTGCAGAATTACCAAAGGTTTCAAATCTCTACCGAGCCACCTACTACACCTGCAA GTGGATCTGTTTTTCTATTTGATCGAAAGGTGCTCAGATACTTGAGGAAAGATGGTCACAATTGGAGGAAGAAAAGAGATGGAAAGACGGTGAAAGAAGCTCATGAGAGGTTGAAG GCGGGAAGCGTTGATGTTCTACAATGTTACTATGCGCATGGACACgacaatgaaaattttcaaagaCGCAGTTACTGGATGCTTCAGGA AGAGCTTTCCCACATAGTTTTTGTCCATTATCTCGAAGTTAAG GGTAGTAGAGTTTCGACTTCTTATAATCGGATGCAAAGGACTGCAGAAGATTCTGCTCTATCTTCTCGCGAAGTCTTCACTAGTGAACGTGATGGTTATGCTTCTGGCAGCATTAATCAGTATGATCACAACAATCATTCGCAAGCTACTGACTCAGCAAGTGTCAATGGTGTTCATACCCCAGAGCTTGAAGATGCTGAATCAG CATACAATCAGCAGGAAAGCTCCATAGTTTACTCACATCAGCAGCCTCCAAGTACTGGTTTCGATCCTCTCTATCAGATGTCTTTGACGC caGCAAGAACTATCAACGGTCCTGGAGTAACGAATGGCTTAAGAAACAAAAAGTCTATTGATTCCCAAACTTGGGAAGAGATTCTGGGGAATTGTGGCTCTGGAGCTGAAGGTTTATTACCTTTGCAGCCTAACAGTGAGCatgaagtgctggaccaaataCTCCAGGGCTCCTCTATTACTATGCAAGCTCCGTACCTATCTACGAAGAAACAGCATTTGTTAGACGGTGCATTGGGCGAAGAAGGCCTGAAAAAAGTGGACAGTTTCAGTCGCTGGATGAGCAAAGAGCTTGGAGATGTTTGTGTCATCGCTGATGCAAACGAGTCTTTTACACATTCCAGTTCAACAGCCTACTTGGATGGATACGTTATGAGTCCTTCCCTATCAAAGGAACAGCTCTTTAGCATTATTGACTTCGCTCCAAACTGGACTTACGTGGGTTGTGAAGTGAACGTTCTCGTTACTGGAAAATTCTTGAAGACTCGAGAGGAGAAGGAGGCTGAGACACGAGAGTGGTCTTGCATGTTTGGGCAAACAGAAGTTCCAGCAGATGTTATAGCCGATGGGATTCTCCAGTGTGTGGCTCCTATGAGTGAGGCTGGGAGAGTTCCCTTTTATGTTACATGTTCCAACAGATTAGCGTGCAGCGAAGTGCGTGAGTTCGAGTATAAGGTCTTGGAGTCTCAAGCTTTTGGAAGAGAAACAGACGAGTCTACTGAAAGCCTTGAAGCAAGATTTGTTAAACTCTTGTGCTCCAAATCTGATTCCCCGAGCTCGAGTGCTAGTAGTGATCTGTCCCAAGTGAGTGAGAAGATTAGCTTGCTGCTTTTCGAGAACGATGACCAGCTTGATCAGATGCTAATGAATGAAATCTCTCAAGAGAGTATGAAAGAAAAGCTTTTGCAGGAAGCTCTGAAAGAAAGATTGCACTCTTGGCTTTTGCAGAAGATAGCAGAAGGTGGAAGAGGTCCGAATGTGTTGGATGAAGGTATATTACATTTTGCAGCTGCTCTCGGTTACAACTGGGCGTTAGAACCGACGGTAGTAGCTGGAGTCAGCGTCGATTTTCGAGATGTAAATGGTTGGACTGCACTTCATTGGGCAGCTTTCTTTGGCAGGGAGCTGGTGATTGGTTCTCTCATAGCTCTCGGTGCTTCTCCCGGAGCTTTGACTGACCCGAATCCAGAGTTTCCATCAGGTAGCACACCTTCTGATCTAGCCTACGCTAATGGTTACAAAGGAATCGCTGGTTATCTCTCGGAATACGCCTTAAGGGCTCATGTTTCTTTGCTCAGTCTAAATGAGAGCAACACAGAAACATCTGAGAGTGCTCCTAGCCCGTCCAGCTCGTCGTTGACAGACTCTCTTACAGCTGTGCGTAACGCTACGCAAGCAGCAGCTCGGATTCATCAGGTCTTTAGGGCTCAGTCTTTCCAGAAGAAGCAGATGAAAGAGTTTGGAGTGTCGGAAGAGCGTGCTCTTTCAATGCTTGCTcctaaaacacacaaacaaggaCGGGCGCATAGCGATGATTCAGTGCAAGCCGCTGCTATCCGGATTCAAAACAAGTTCCGTGGTTATAAAGGAAgaaaagattatttgattacTAGACAAAGAATCATCAGAATACAG GCTCATGTAAGAGGTTATCAGGTTAGGAAAAACTACAGGAAGATAATATGGTCAGTGGGGATATTAGAGAAGGTGATACTGCGTTGGAGAAGGAAAGGAGCTGGTCTGCGTGGGTTTAAGTCAGACGCACTTGTTGATAAGATGCAAGACGGaacagagagagaagaggatGATGATTTCTTCAAGCAAGGTAGAAAGCAAACAGAGGAAAGGCTTCAAAAGGCTCTTGCAAGAGTTAAGTCAATGGCTCAGTATCCTGAAGCTAGAGATCAGTACCGTAGATTACTTAATGTTGTCAACGACATCCAAGAAAGCAAG GTTGAAAAGGCTCTTGAGAATTCAGAAGAAGCAACTTGTTTTGATGATGATCTAATAGATATTGAAGCATTGTTGGCAGATGATGACACTTTGATGTTGCCTATGTCCTCAACTTTGTGGAACACTTAG
- the LOC106411660 gene encoding bifunctional aspartate aminotransferase and glutamate/aspartate-prephenate aminotransferase isoform X2, giving the protein MSTHASAAVISSSVAAARVEPYPDSKKPIGSIRFQPLPLSLSKSVKVSSRICAVSKPNDAETLSSVDTSLSPRVKSLKPSKTMVITDLAATLVQSGVPVVRLAAGEPDFDTPKIVAEAGVNAIRDGFTRYSLNAGITELREAICRKLKEENGLSYAPDQILVSNGAKQSILQAVLAVCSPGDEVIIPAPYWVSYTEQARLADATPVIIPTKISDNFLLDPKVLESKLTEKSRLLILCSPSNPTGSVYPKSLLEEIARIIAKHPRLMVLSDEIYEHIIYAPATHTSFASLPNMYERTLTVNGFSKAFAMTGWRLGYLAGPKHIVAACSKLQGQVSSGASSISQKAGVAALGLGKAGGEIVAEMVKAYRERRDFLVKSFREMEGVKISEPQGAFYLFIDFSAYYGSEAEGFGLISDSSSLALYFLDKFQVAMVPGDAFGDDSCIRISYATSLDVLRVAVDKIRKALEPLRATVSV; this is encoded by the exons ATGTCGACTCATGCCTCCGCCGCCGTCATTTCCTCCTCCGTCGCCGCCGCTAGAGTCGAACCATACCCAGATTCAAAGAAGCCAATCGGGTCAATCCGTTTCCAACCACTTCCTCTCTCCCTCTC TAAGTCAGTGAAGGTTTCATCTAGAATATGTGCCGTGTCCAAACCAAATGATGCAGAGACTCTCTCTTCAGTAGATACTTCACTTAGCCCTCGTGTCAAATCCTTGAAACCTTCCAAGACCATGGTCATAACCGATCTCGCCGCAACTCTGGTTCAGTCCGGTGTTCCCGTCGTCAGACTAGCTGCTGGAGAACCCGATTTCGACACTCCTAAAATCGTTGCTGAG GCTGGGGTCAACGCGATTCGAGATGGTTTCACTAGGTATTCGCTTAATGCAGGTATTACAGAACTCAGAGAAGCTATATGTCGGAAGCTAAAAG aggaGAATGGATTGTCTTATGCACCGGATCAGATCTTGGTTAGTAACGGAGCTAAACAAAGTATCTTACAAGCAGTGCTTGCAGTTTGTTCTCCTGGTGATGAA GTTATAATCCCTGCACCGTATTGGGTTAGCTACACAGAACAGGCGAGATTGGCTGATGCAACACCTGTGATTATTCCTACCAAGATCTCTGATAACTTCTTGTTGGATCCAAAGGTTCTTGAGTCTAAGCTGACTGAGAAATCTAGACTCCTTATCCTCTGCTCTCCTTCTAACCCTACTGGATCTGTTTACCCCAAGAGTTTGCTTGAAGAGATTGCACGCATCATTGCTAAACACCCAAGGCTTATG GTGCTATCAGATGAAATATATGAACATATTATATATGCGCCTGCAACACACACAAGCTTTGCTTCTTTGCCTAACATGTATGAGAGAACTTTGACAGTAAACGGTTTCTCTAAG GCTTTTGCAATGACGGGTTGGAGGCTTGGATATCTCGCTGGTCCTAAGCATATAGTGGCAGCTTGCAGTAAATTACAAGGACAg GTTAGTTCAGGAGCTAGTAGCATTTCTCAGAAGGCAGGTGTTGCTGCACTTGGGTTAGGAAAAGCCGGAGGAGAGATTGTAGCTGAGATGGTTAAAGCATACAGAGAGAGACGTGATTTCTTGGTTAAAAGCTTCCGTGAAATGGAAGGTGTTAAGATCTCTGAACCTCAG GGAGCTTTTTATCTCTTTATTGACTTCAGTGCATACTATGGATCAGAAGCTGAAGGTTTTGGTTTGATCAGTGACTCATCCTCTCTTGCTTTATACTTTCTTGACAAGTTTCAG GTTGCAATGGTTCCTGGAGATGCGTTTGGGGACGATAGTTGTATTCGGATATCATACGCCACATCTCTCGATGTTCTGCGAGTCGCAGTTGACAAGATCAGGAAAGCCCTTGAGCCACTGCGTGCCACTGTTTCTGTGTAA
- the LOC106414788 gene encoding uncharacterized protein LOC106414788 yields MMVSMEALAMAGEDYQEWGLSIDEYEYQQSVVPSHLLAEEDCSEEDSEDEDHVNDDNRDFDGVEAKQHVTCDVRDSSVGKLIEQSISHIIVHLKQIKLLTHLLENFLFSHVLDFLL; encoded by the coding sequence ATGATGGTTTCGATGGAGGCTTTAGCGATGGCAGGAGAGGATTATCAAGAATGGGGACTTAGTATTGATGAATATGAGTATCAACAATCCGTCGTTCCATCTCATTTGCTTGCAGAAGAAGACTGTTCTGAAGAAGATTCCGAAGACGAAGATCATGTAAATGACGATAATAGAGATTTCGATGGCGTAGAGGCTAAACAACATGTTACTTGTGACGTTAGAGATTCTTCTGTTGGAAAATTGATTGAACAATCTATCTCACATATCATCGTCCACCTCAAACAGATTAAGTTATTAACACATCTTCTTGAGAACTTTTTGTTTAGCCATgttcttgattttcttttgtaa
- the LOC106411660 gene encoding bifunctional aspartate aminotransferase and glutamate/aspartate-prephenate aminotransferase isoform X1, with protein MSTHASAAVISSSVAAARVEPYPDSKKPIGSIRFQPLPLSLSYCSKSVKVSSRICAVSKPNDAETLSSVDTSLSPRVKSLKPSKTMVITDLAATLVQSGVPVVRLAAGEPDFDTPKIVAEAGVNAIRDGFTRYSLNAGITELREAICRKLKEENGLSYAPDQILVSNGAKQSILQAVLAVCSPGDEVIIPAPYWVSYTEQARLADATPVIIPTKISDNFLLDPKVLESKLTEKSRLLILCSPSNPTGSVYPKSLLEEIARIIAKHPRLMVLSDEIYEHIIYAPATHTSFASLPNMYERTLTVNGFSKAFAMTGWRLGYLAGPKHIVAACSKLQGQVSSGASSISQKAGVAALGLGKAGGEIVAEMVKAYRERRDFLVKSFREMEGVKISEPQGAFYLFIDFSAYYGSEAEGFGLISDSSSLALYFLDKFQVAMVPGDAFGDDSCIRISYATSLDVLRVAVDKIRKALEPLRATVSV; from the exons ATGTCGACTCATGCCTCCGCCGCCGTCATTTCCTCCTCCGTCGCCGCCGCTAGAGTCGAACCATACCCAGATTCAAAGAAGCCAATCGGGTCAATCCGTTTCCAACCACTTCCTCTCTCCCTCTC GTACTGTAGTAAGTCAGTGAAGGTTTCATCTAGAATATGTGCCGTGTCCAAACCAAATGATGCAGAGACTCTCTCTTCAGTAGATACTTCACTTAGCCCTCGTGTCAAATCCTTGAAACCTTCCAAGACCATGGTCATAACCGATCTCGCCGCAACTCTGGTTCAGTCCGGTGTTCCCGTCGTCAGACTAGCTGCTGGAGAACCCGATTTCGACACTCCTAAAATCGTTGCTGAG GCTGGGGTCAACGCGATTCGAGATGGTTTCACTAGGTATTCGCTTAATGCAGGTATTACAGAACTCAGAGAAGCTATATGTCGGAAGCTAAAAG aggaGAATGGATTGTCTTATGCACCGGATCAGATCTTGGTTAGTAACGGAGCTAAACAAAGTATCTTACAAGCAGTGCTTGCAGTTTGTTCTCCTGGTGATGAA GTTATAATCCCTGCACCGTATTGGGTTAGCTACACAGAACAGGCGAGATTGGCTGATGCAACACCTGTGATTATTCCTACCAAGATCTCTGATAACTTCTTGTTGGATCCAAAGGTTCTTGAGTCTAAGCTGACTGAGAAATCTAGACTCCTTATCCTCTGCTCTCCTTCTAACCCTACTGGATCTGTTTACCCCAAGAGTTTGCTTGAAGAGATTGCACGCATCATTGCTAAACACCCAAGGCTTATG GTGCTATCAGATGAAATATATGAACATATTATATATGCGCCTGCAACACACACAAGCTTTGCTTCTTTGCCTAACATGTATGAGAGAACTTTGACAGTAAACGGTTTCTCTAAG GCTTTTGCAATGACGGGTTGGAGGCTTGGATATCTCGCTGGTCCTAAGCATATAGTGGCAGCTTGCAGTAAATTACAAGGACAg GTTAGTTCAGGAGCTAGTAGCATTTCTCAGAAGGCAGGTGTTGCTGCACTTGGGTTAGGAAAAGCCGGAGGAGAGATTGTAGCTGAGATGGTTAAAGCATACAGAGAGAGACGTGATTTCTTGGTTAAAAGCTTCCGTGAAATGGAAGGTGTTAAGATCTCTGAACCTCAG GGAGCTTTTTATCTCTTTATTGACTTCAGTGCATACTATGGATCAGAAGCTGAAGGTTTTGGTTTGATCAGTGACTCATCCTCTCTTGCTTTATACTTTCTTGACAAGTTTCAG GTTGCAATGGTTCCTGGAGATGCGTTTGGGGACGATAGTTGTATTCGGATATCATACGCCACATCTCTCGATGTTCTGCGAGTCGCAGTTGACAAGATCAGGAAAGCCCTTGAGCCACTGCGTGCCACTGTTTCTGTGTAA
- the LOC106414437 gene encoding ras-related protein RABH1d → MASVSPLAKYKLVFLGDQSVGKTSIITRFMYDKFDTTYQATIGIDFLSKTMYLEDRTVRLQLWDTAGQERFRSLIPSYIRDSSVAVVVYDVSNRLSFLNTSKWIEEVRTERAGDVIIVLVGNKTDLVDKRQVSIEEGDSKGREYGVIFIETSAKAGFNIKPLFRKIAAALPGMDSYSNMKTEDMVDVNLKATSNSSQGDQQGGGCSC, encoded by the exons ATGGCTTCGGTGTCACCATTGGCTAAGTATAAACTGGTCTTCTTAGGAGATCAATCTGTCGGAAAAACAAGCATCATCACACGTTTCATGTATGATAAGTTCGACACAACCTACCAG GCTACTATTGGAATCGATTTCTTATCGAAAACAATGTACCTTGAAGATCGAACTGTTCGTCTCCAGCTTTG GGATACTGCGGGACAAGAAAGATTCAGAAGTTTGATTCCAAGTTACATAAGAGACTCTTCTGTTGCTGTAGTTGTTTATGATGTATCCAATAGGCTTTCATTTCTCAACACATCTAAATGGATCGAAGAAGTTCGTACGGAAAGAGCCGGTGATGTTATCATTGTTCTTGTCGGAAACAAGACCGATCTTGTCGATAAAAG GCAAGTCTCGATTGAAGAAGGAGACAGCAAAGGACGTGAATACGGAGTTATATTCATTGAGACTAGTGCAAAAGCAGGGTTCAATATCAAGCCTTTGTTTCGCAAAATAGCTGCGGCGTTACCAGGGATGGACTCGTattcaaacatgaaaactgagGATATGGTTGATGTTAACCTAAAAGCTACTTCGAATTCATCCCAAGGCGACCAACAAGGAGGAGGCTGCTCGTGTTGA
- the LOC106412235 gene encoding DNA oxidative demethylase ALKBH2 has protein sequence MARMNPHNSTADLLSESLQAANEPSDVASKNLSCGQITNEEDESLDKQNKCCSDIVSDSCKDDSNYKTGLNCHQEDQRRTSLVASIVETSHDAPTRRTIDLGHGSDLIYIQRFLPFQKSWTLFDYLDKHIPWTRPTIRVFGRSCLQPRDTCYVASSGLTPLMYSGYRPDAYSWDDFPPLKDILDAICVAFPGSRFNSLLLNRYNGANDYVGWHADDEKLYGPTPEIASLSFGCERDFVLKKKKLQDSSREKRGEGGPAKKRLKKSSSGEEDQHSFALKHGSLLVMRGYTQRDWIHSVPKRAKAEGTRINLTFRLVL, from the exons ATGGCGAGGATGAATCCGCATAACTCAACCGCCGATCTTCTTTCGGAATCTCTCCAAGCTGCTAACGAG CCGTCTGATGTAGCCAGCAAGAACCTTAGTTGCGGTCAAATCACCAACGAGGAAGATGAATCTCTTGACAAGCA AAACAAGTGTTGTAGTGACATTGTCTCTGACAGTTGTAAAGATGATTCAAATTACAAGACAGGACTCAATTGCCATCAGGAGGACCAG CGGAGGACGAGTCTAGTAGCATCGATTGTGGAGACATCTCACGACGCTCCCACTAGGAGAACCATTGATCTTGGTCATGGAAGTGACCTCATCTACATCCAGAGGTTTCTTCCCTTTCAAAAGTCTTGGACTTTATTTGATTATCTCGACAAGCATATTCCTTGGACCAGGCCCACCATCCGCGTCTTTGGTCGTTCTTGCCTCCAG CCAAGAGATACATGTTACGTTGCAAGTAGCGGATTGACTCCGCTAATGTACAGTGGATACCGACCTGATGCCTATTCTTGGGATGACTTTCCACCTCTCAAGGACATCCTTGATGCT ATTTGCGTAGCGTTTCCTGGAAGCAGATTCAACAGCTTGCTTTTGAATAGGTACAACGGCGCCAACGACTACGTTGGTTGGCATGCTGATGATGAAAAGCTTTACGGCCCCACTCCTGAAATTGCTTCCCTCTCTTTTGGATGCGAACGTGACTTTGTGctcaagaaaaagaaacttCAAGACTCTTCCCGTGAGAAAAGAGGAGAGGGTGGACCAGCGAAGAAGAGGTTGAAGAAAAGCAGCAGCGGAGAGGAGGATCAGCATAGTTTCGCATTGAAGCATGGATCGTTGCTGGTGATGAGGGGATACACGCAAAGGGACTGGATTCATTCTGTGCCAAAGCGTGCAAAGGCGGAGGGCACTCGTATCAACCTCACCTTCAGGCTTGTTTTGTAA